One region of Micromonospora ureilytica genomic DNA includes:
- a CDS encoding AAA family ATPase: MPKPQRYVLTGAPGAGKTTMIEALRHRGHVYDRSPLCTLALARHLGRPIGPTLTAELDRIVRERTYQRLVFLISPLGFIRHTAARQISYADALAFARVHQEVYEEHGYQLVDVPAGPVRKRVALIEKHVWCAT; this comes from the coding sequence ATGCCAAAACCCCAGCGGTACGTCCTCACGGGAGCGCCCGGCGCCGGCAAGACAACCATGATCGAGGCACTGCGCCACAGGGGACACGTCTACGACCGGTCGCCGCTGTGCACCCTGGCACTGGCCCGCCACCTGGGCAGGCCGATCGGCCCGACGTTGACCGCCGAGCTGGACCGGATCGTGCGCGAGCGCACCTACCAACGCCTGGTGTTCCTGATCAGCCCGCTGGGCTTCATCCGACACACCGCAGCGCGCCAGATCAGCTACGCCGACGCGCTGGCGTTCGCGCGCGTGCACCAGGAGGTGTACGAGGAGCACGGGTACCAGCTGGTCGACGTGCCTGCCGGACCGGTGCGAAAACGGGTGGCCCTGATCGAGAAACACGTATGGTGCGCGACATGA
- a CDS encoding GNAT family N-acetyltransferase produces the protein MRIRSFLQHDLDRLTELTIETFGPFYEESFRPLVGEIVFANQHGKWRDDYVEQVAVLHDPAEHRYVAVAEIDGAIAGYVAWAVEPERRSASVTILAVSAEHRRLGAGTVLCEHAFAAMRDLGAEVVTIGTGGDGFHVPARALYEALGCTPLPVAVYYREL, from the coding sequence ATGCGTATCCGCTCGTTTCTTCAGCATGACCTGGATCGGCTCACCGAACTGACCATCGAGACGTTCGGACCGTTCTACGAAGAATCGTTCCGCCCGCTCGTGGGCGAGATCGTTTTTGCCAACCAGCACGGAAAGTGGCGTGACGACTACGTCGAGCAGGTTGCCGTGCTCCACGACCCCGCCGAGCACCGGTACGTTGCGGTCGCTGAGATCGACGGTGCCATCGCCGGTTACGTGGCCTGGGCCGTAGAACCCGAGCGCCGAAGCGCCAGCGTCACGATCCTCGCCGTGTCCGCGGAGCACCGCCGGCTCGGCGCGGGAACCGTGCTGTGCGAGCATGCGTTCGCCGCGATGCGGGACCTCGGCGCCGAGGTCGTCACGATCGGCACGGGTGGGGACGGATTCCATGTGCCCGCCCGAGCCCTGTACGAAGCACTGGGTTGCACGCCGCTGCCGGTCGCCGTCTACTACCGGGAACTCTGA
- a CDS encoding alpha/beta fold hydrolase, which yields MNLAYDQSPDTGPAVVCLPMFSMSRTATASAFSPALAGSGLREIHLDLPGHGDTPAHCPPTSQAVLDTVCAWLDHHLDTPALLAGGSYGAYLAAGIARQRPDLVRGLLLVCPGVTIARHSRNLPDQPPLDAPTGWLDAAPTALHAHLDAALGHRTPAVVATVLAALNSGGPGDATFQQELQSGPGYALPDEDADATFDGPVSVITGRQDHIVGYADQFRAMRHYPRGTYTVIDAAGHYLPYEQPTLLRALTQDWLRRTHI from the coding sequence GTGTGCCTACCCATGTTCAGCATGAGCCGCACCGCCACGGCCTCCGCCTTCAGCCCCGCCCTGGCAGGCTCGGGCCTACGAGAGATCCACCTGGACCTGCCCGGCCACGGAGACACCCCCGCACACTGCCCACCCACCTCCCAGGCGGTGCTGGACACCGTCTGCGCCTGGCTCGACCACCACCTCGACACGCCAGCCCTGCTCGCCGGTGGCTCCTACGGCGCGTACCTGGCCGCCGGCATCGCCCGCCAACGACCCGACCTCGTCCGCGGGCTGCTCCTCGTCTGCCCCGGCGTCACCATCGCCCGTCACAGCCGGAACCTGCCCGACCAACCACCGCTCGACGCGCCCACCGGCTGGCTCGACGCCGCCCCCACCGCCCTGCACGCACACCTCGACGCCGCCCTGGGACACCGCACCCCAGCCGTCGTCGCGACGGTGCTCGCGGCACTGAACTCCGGCGGCCCCGGCGACGCGACATTCCAACAGGAGCTGCAGAGCGGCCCCGGCTACGCGCTACCCGACGAGGACGCCGACGCCACCTTCGACGGCCCGGTCAGCGTCATCACCGGCCGACAGGACCACATCGTCGGGTACGCCGACCAGTTCCGCGCCATGCGCCACTACCCGCGCGGCACCTACACCGTGATCGACGCCGCCGGGCACTACCTGCCGTACGAACAACCCACCCTGCTGCGCGCGCTCACCCAGGACTGGCTGCGCCGTACGCACATCTGA